A genome region from Methanobacterium aggregans includes the following:
- the pheS gene encoding phenylalanine--tRNA ligase subunit alpha, which yields MNDDKLKKVIDELHIYEKKVLKSLESFNYESSPEAISESIDMDIKSVMSAAGSMASKDIIEVEKDVQEFAGLTDIGLDYSKNGLPEKQLLKALDKYGTISMDEMPEKSGLEAVDVKIAIGWLLRKRWASVDKGNVTITEEGKTALTTRDSDEELIDTLTQGKVNLQDLGGDLKKSLKNLKKRKNIIKIDKKTSHTLKVLDKGMKLLDVGIEIREEATQLTHQQLKTGAWKSLHYRGYDINAEHPEIFPGKMHPLQRIIEEIRDIFLNMGFTESGGNILESAFWNFDCLFQPQDHAAREMQDTFYVKNPRYAKLPREELVKKVGEVHENGGATGSTGWKYPWNREIAKQSVLRTHTTCLSARFLAENKPPLKMFSVGRVFRRETITYKHLPEFHQVEGIVAGEDITFKNLLGILKEFYKKLGFEVRFRPAYFPYTYLSTECEIYLPEKESWIELGGSGMFRPEVLEPLGIDVPVLAFGLGIERLAMIRYGISDIRMLYKSDIGWLRRLPVSQGVKTD from the coding sequence ATGAATGATGATAAACTTAAAAAGGTCATTGATGAACTGCATATTTACGAGAAGAAGGTTCTAAAAAGCTTAGAATCCTTCAATTACGAATCTTCACCAGAAGCCATATCAGAGTCCATAGATATGGACATAAAATCAGTTATGAGTGCAGCAGGTTCCATGGCATCCAAGGACATCATAGAAGTGGAAAAGGATGTTCAGGAATTTGCAGGACTAACAGATATCGGCCTGGACTACTCAAAAAATGGTCTGCCAGAAAAACAGCTCCTAAAAGCCCTTGATAAATATGGAACCATCTCAATGGATGAGATGCCGGAAAAATCAGGGTTAGAAGCTGTGGATGTTAAAATAGCAATTGGTTGGCTTTTAAGGAAGCGGTGGGCATCTGTTGATAAGGGAAACGTTACAATCACAGAGGAAGGAAAAACTGCCCTCACCACAAGAGACAGCGATGAGGAACTCATAGATACCCTTACCCAGGGAAAGGTGAACCTCCAGGACCTTGGAGGAGACCTTAAAAAGTCCCTTAAAAACCTGAAAAAACGTAAGAACATTATTAAGATCGACAAAAAAACAAGTCACACACTTAAAGTTCTTGACAAGGGAATGAAACTCCTTGATGTTGGGATTGAGATACGTGAAGAGGCAACCCAGCTCACACACCAACAGCTTAAAACTGGAGCATGGAAATCATTACACTACAGGGGCTATGATATAAATGCAGAGCACCCTGAAATTTTTCCAGGTAAGATGCACCCCCTTCAGAGGATAATTGAGGAGATACGTGATATTTTCCTTAACATGGGCTTCACAGAGTCTGGAGGTAACATACTGGAATCTGCATTCTGGAACTTCGACTGCCTCTTCCAGCCTCAGGATCATGCAGCAAGGGAAATGCAGGACACATTTTACGTTAAAAACCCAAGATACGCAAAGCTGCCACGGGAAGAGCTTGTGAAGAAGGTTGGAGAAGTTCATGAGAACGGTGGAGCCACTGGATCCACGGGATGGAAGTACCCATGGAACAGGGAAATTGCAAAACAATCAGTACTCAGAACCCACACAACATGCCTTTCAGCACGGTTTTTAGCTGAAAACAAACCACCACTCAAGATGTTCTCAGTTGGTAGGGTCTTCAGAAGGGAAACCATAACCTACAAACACCTTCCGGAGTTCCATCAGGTGGAAGGAATAGTTGCAGGTGAGGATATAACCTTCAAAAACCTCCTTGGAATACTCAAGGAGTTCTACAAGAAGTTAGGATTCGAAGTCAGATTCAGACCAGCCTACTTCCCATACACCTACCTCTCAACTGAGTGTGAGATCTACCTGCCTGAGAAGGAGAGCTGGATAGAGCTTGGAGGATCTGGAATGTTCAGACCAGAAGTACTTGAGCCTCTGGGTATCGATGTACCAGTACTGGCATTTGGCCTTGGAATTGAGCGCCTTGCAATGATACGCTACGGTATCAGCGACATAAGAATGCTCTACAAGAGTGATATTGGATGGTTGCGCAGGTTACCAGTTTCTCAGGGTGTTAAAACAGACTGA
- a CDS encoding triphosphoribosyl-dephospho-CoA synthase, producing MEPDYIAKAAQIASVLEVSGHPKPGNVHRTQDFDDMVFEDFLISGVVIGNIMQQTAEKGLKYREPENFHKIGLGKEIKDAVIETNKWVANNTNLGIIMLLTPICAAAAMSTDLKNTRENVDLLMRATTPEDAVNLYDAISIADAGGMGERDELDVGSSDAKDELIEKGLNMYDVLEISSGWDRLAYELTNKMPITFDVGYPTFKEVKSRGSLNDATLQTFLTILSRYPDTLIERKYGKKVAGDVSKDAKELLDAGGILAENGMEEVRAFDEMLVSEHLNPGTTADLTASSLMISILDGVIGDNH from the coding sequence TTGGAACCAGATTACATTGCAAAGGCTGCACAGATAGCATCGGTACTTGAGGTCAGCGGACATCCTAAACCTGGAAATGTTCACAGAACCCAGGACTTCGACGACATGGTATTTGAAGACTTCCTAATAAGCGGAGTTGTCATTGGAAACATCATGCAACAAACAGCAGAGAAGGGTTTGAAGTACAGGGAACCTGAAAACTTCCATAAAATAGGCCTTGGAAAAGAGATAAAGGATGCTGTAATTGAAACCAATAAATGGGTTGCAAACAACACCAACCTTGGAATAATCATGCTCCTAACCCCAATATGTGCTGCAGCAGCCATGAGCACAGACCTTAAAAACACAAGGGAGAATGTGGATCTCCTCATGAGGGCAACAACCCCTGAAGATGCTGTAAATCTCTACGATGCCATAAGCATAGCTGATGCAGGTGGTATGGGTGAGAGAGATGAGCTGGACGTTGGAAGCAGTGATGCAAAGGATGAACTCATTGAGAAGGGCCTTAACATGTACGATGTCCTTGAAATATCCTCTGGATGGGACAGACTTGCATATGAACTCACAAACAAAATGCCCATAACCTTCGATGTTGGATACCCCACATTCAAAGAGGTTAAATCCCGGGGCAGTCTCAACGATGCAACTCTTCAGACCTTCCTAACCATTCTCTCACGTTACCCCGACACACTCATCGAGAGAAAGTACGGTAAAAAGGTTGCAGGGGATGTATCAAAGGATGCAAAAGAGCTCCTGGATGCTGGTGGAATACTGGCAGAAAATGGAATGGAAGAAGTCAGGGCCTTTGATGAAATGCTGGTATCCGAACATTTGAATCCTGGTACAACTGCGGATCTCACGGCATCGTCCCTCATGATCTCCATTCTTGATGGTGTGATTGGGGACAATCATTAA
- the hemB gene encoding porphobilinogen synthase: MQFPVTRMRRLRKTPQLRNILSETRLNPEDFIYPMYVKEGLEDGQKEHIDTMPGQYRYSVNDLVSEAKRLEAMGLKSVIIFGMPLSKDDKGSSAYARDGIVQKTVMKLKEETDLIVITDVCMCQYTSHGHCGIIRDGEIINDETLNYLSKIALSHAEAGADIVAPSDMMDGRVAAIRKTLDLNGHYDTIIMSYSAKYASSFYAPFRDAVCSAPSFGDRKTYQMGPQNSLEAMREVELDVEEGADMIIVKPAMPYLDIVKGVKDEFRMPTIGYQVSGEYSMLKAGIAAGYLTESSVHESLLSIKRAGADLIVSHFAPDFLEGLETCL, from the coding sequence ATGCAGTTTCCAGTTACAAGAATGAGAAGGTTAAGGAAAACACCCCAGCTGAGAAATATTTTAAGTGAAACCAGGCTCAATCCAGAGGACTTCATATACCCCATGTACGTTAAGGAGGGACTTGAAGATGGTCAGAAGGAGCATATTGATACCATGCCAGGTCAGTACAGGTACTCAGTAAACGACCTGGTCTCTGAAGCAAAGAGACTTGAAGCTATGGGACTCAAATCTGTGATCATATTTGGAATGCCTCTTTCAAAGGATGATAAGGGATCTTCTGCATATGCAAGGGATGGAATAGTCCAGAAAACAGTCATGAAACTTAAAGAGGAAACTGACCTCATAGTTATCACAGACGTGTGCATGTGCCAGTACACATCCCATGGTCACTGCGGAATCATCCGCGACGGTGAAATCATCAATGATGAAACCCTGAACTACCTCTCAAAGATAGCACTGAGCCATGCTGAGGCTGGTGCAGATATAGTGGCACCTTCAGATATGATGGACGGCAGGGTGGCTGCAATAAGAAAAACACTGGATCTGAACGGACACTACGACACAATAATAATGTCCTACTCAGCCAAGTATGCATCATCATTCTACGCACCCTTCAGGGATGCGGTGTGTTCAGCACCATCCTTTGGAGATAGAAAAACCTATCAGATGGGTCCACAAAACAGTCTTGAAGCTATGAGGGAGGTTGAACTTGACGTGGAGGAGGGTGCAGACATGATCATCGTGAAACCTGCAATGCCCTACCTTGACATTGTGAAGGGTGTTAAGGATGAATTCCGCATGCCAACGATTGGTTACCAGGTCAGTGGAGAATACTCCATGCTCAAAGCAGGAATAGCTGCAGGATACCTCACAGAATCATCCGTACATGAATCCCTGCTTTCAATAAAAAGGGCTGGTGCAGATCTTATAGTGAGCCACTTTGCTCCTGATTTTTTGGAGGGACTTGAAACCTGCCTTTAA
- a CDS encoding 4Fe-4S ferredoxin: MDFSDISIRLIKRTFKLRFSLAGLCRRVAPVASMADRLFFEGDDIQVLPRDSTVKPSKIMKLEKINVNTSIPVMEDSVLPSDVLKEMIRRSSHHFLMNSCICRVSNDCKDYPHDLGCLFLGRGTKRISTKLGRMVSKEEAIKHVEQCQEAGLVHIIGRNKIDSVWMNTGPKEDLLSICNCCPCCCLWKMAKELPENIGSSLTPMAGVEVEFNPEICTGCGSCTEDICFVDAIHIHDGKAVVDADKCRVCGRCAETCNKDALSVKMSVDAVERSIKRVARLVDVESS; this comes from the coding sequence ATGGATTTCTCAGACATAAGCATCAGACTAATAAAAAGGACCTTTAAACTCAGGTTTAGCCTTGCAGGGCTTTGCAGAAGAGTAGCTCCAGTTGCAAGTATGGCAGATAGGCTGTTCTTTGAGGGGGATGATATACAGGTTTTACCACGAGACAGTACTGTGAAACCCTCTAAGATCATGAAGCTTGAAAAAATTAACGTGAATACCTCCATCCCTGTAATGGAGGACTCTGTTCTCCCAAGTGATGTTTTGAAGGAGATGATCCGAAGATCCAGCCACCACTTCCTGATGAACTCGTGTATATGCCGTGTTTCAAATGATTGTAAGGATTATCCCCATGATCTTGGCTGCTTATTCCTTGGCAGGGGAACAAAGCGAATATCAACCAAACTGGGGAGGATGGTTTCAAAGGAAGAAGCCATTAAACATGTTGAACAGTGCCAGGAAGCAGGGCTGGTCCATATCATAGGCAGGAACAAAATAGACAGTGTATGGATGAACACAGGCCCAAAGGAGGATCTTCTATCAATCTGCAACTGCTGCCCATGCTGTTGCCTCTGGAAAATGGCAAAAGAACTTCCAGAAAATATTGGAAGTAGTTTAACCCCAATGGCAGGTGTTGAGGTAGAATTCAACCCTGAAATCTGCACAGGCTGTGGAAGTTGCACTGAAGACATCTGCTTCGTGGATGCCATCCATATCCATGATGGAAAAGCTGTTGTGGATGCAGATAAGTGCAGAGTATGTGGAAGATGTGCTGAAACATGTAACAAGGATGCTTTGAGTGTTAAGATGTCTGTTGATGCTGTAGAACGTTCTATTAAACGTGTTGCAAGGCTTGTTGACGTTGAAAGTTCATAA
- a CDS encoding endonuclease III domain-containing protein, whose protein sequence is MNKGSHQVIKIYQKLYDLYGPQGWWPLTNHEGSNPTKTGSLRGYHPENYELPKKDDEIYEIILGAILTQNTTWTSAEQALKNLNDLNAIKPEKLLELSDETLKAAIRCAGFLNQKATYLREVTKFFISLKGRTPGRKEILSVKGVGNETADSILLYAYKKPEFVVDAYTKRIFSHLGLIPEKAGYMEVKELFESNLPKEVPVYQEYHALIVEHAKRHYQKKPYGVDDPLRDLMD, encoded by the coding sequence ATGAATAAAGGATCTCATCAAGTGATCAAGATATATCAAAAACTCTACGATCTCTACGGGCCGCAGGGTTGGTGGCCTTTGACAAACCATGAGGGTTCAAATCCCACAAAAACAGGCTCACTGCGAGGATATCATCCAGAAAACTATGAATTACCAAAAAAGGATGATGAGATCTATGAGATAATCCTCGGAGCCATACTGACCCAGAACACAACCTGGACATCAGCAGAACAGGCTCTGAAGAACCTCAACGACCTGAATGCCATAAAACCTGAAAAACTCCTGGAACTATCTGATGAAACACTTAAAGCTGCAATAAGGTGTGCAGGGTTTTTAAACCAGAAGGCAACCTATCTAAGGGAGGTCACAAAGTTCTTCATATCCCTGAAAGGTCGTACACCTGGTAGAAAGGAAATTTTAAGTGTTAAGGGTGTGGGTAATGAAACTGCAGATTCAATACTTCTCTACGCTTATAAAAAACCTGAATTCGTTGTTGACGCCTACACCAAGAGGATATTCTCCCACCTTGGATTGATACCGGAAAAGGCAGGTTACATGGAGGTCAAGGAACTCTTTGAATCCAATTTACCAAAAGAGGTTCCAGTGTACCAGGAGTACCATGCACTGATAGTGGAACATGCCAAACGGCACTACCAGAAGAAGCCCTACGGTGTTGATGACCCGTTGAGGGATTTAATGGATTGA
- a CDS encoding GNAT family N-acetyltransferase, with protein sequence MIIKCDKCILREWKRSDLENLVKNANNIDIASNMRDGFPFPYTHDHGRQWIEIAETNDCFFAITAKGEAVGGIGLTLGEDIERISAEVGYWLGKAHWGRGIISSALEGVVDYGFNELKLERIFAVPFEHNTASRRVLEKNGFNLEGILRNSVIKSDKIYNQALYARIK encoded by the coding sequence ATGATAATTAAATGTGATAAATGTATATTAAGGGAATGGAAGCGTTCTGACCTTGAAAATCTGGTTAAAAATGCCAACAACATAGATATAGCCAGCAACATGAGGGATGGCTTTCCATTTCCATACACCCATGATCATGGCAGACAGTGGATAGAAATTGCAGAGACCAATGATTGTTTTTTTGCAATAACAGCTAAGGGTGAAGCTGTGGGTGGAATAGGCCTTACCCTGGGTGAAGATATTGAAAGAATCTCTGCAGAAGTTGGTTACTGGTTGGGAAAAGCCCACTGGGGAAGGGGAATTATATCCTCAGCCTTAGAGGGCGTGGTGGACTACGGGTTCAACGAGTTAAAACTTGAAAGGATATTTGCAGTTCCATTTGAACACAATACTGCCTCAAGAAGAGTTCTTGAAAAAAATGGTTTTAATCTTGAGGGTATTCTAAGAAACAGTGTCATAAAATCTGATAAAATATACAATCAAGCATTGTACGCAAGAATTAAATAA
- the aroC gene encoding chorismate synthase, with translation MSGNTTGEMFKVTTFGSSHGTALGAVIDGCPAGLELNEEDIQAELDKRRPGTSKITTPRGEKDQIQILSGVFQGRTDGTPIAAVVYNRDADSSAYEALKNTPRPGHGDYTWKARYGSYDYRGGGRGSGRVTIGHVIGGAVAKKLLKTIGIEVVAHVTQIGKIKAKKVNINQIASKIQENPVRCADHVAASSMEELILDLKSQGNSVGGIVETLVLNAPAGLGDPVFDKLDADIAKALMAIGAVKGVEIGAGFESAELTGYEMNDEYYVSEEGIRTTTNQAGGILGGMSNGMPIVARMAVKPTPSISRPQKTVDIEKMEDTEIEIKGRHDPCICPRVTPVAEAAVAMVVVDHLIRAGFMGPTKV, from the coding sequence ATGTCAGGAAACACCACAGGCGAAATGTTTAAGGTTACAACCTTCGGTTCAAGTCACGGCACAGCACTTGGAGCAGTTATTGACGGCTGCCCTGCAGGACTGGAACTGAACGAAGAGGATATCCAGGCAGAACTTGATAAAAGAAGGCCGGGCACAAGTAAAATAACAACACCCCGAGGCGAAAAGGACCAGATCCAAATACTATCCGGGGTCTTCCAGGGCAGGACAGATGGAACACCCATAGCCGCAGTTGTCTACAACAGGGATGCAGACTCCTCAGCCTACGAGGCCCTTAAAAACACACCAAGACCAGGCCATGGAGACTACACATGGAAGGCACGATACGGCTCTTACGACTACCGTGGAGGTGGAAGGGGAAGCGGCAGGGTAACAATAGGACACGTTATAGGTGGAGCAGTTGCAAAGAAACTCCTGAAAACCATTGGCATAGAAGTGGTTGCCCATGTAACCCAGATAGGAAAGATAAAGGCCAAAAAGGTCAACATCAACCAGATAGCATCTAAGATCCAGGAAAATCCTGTTCGATGCGCAGACCATGTTGCAGCATCCTCGATGGAGGAATTAATTCTTGATCTGAAGTCCCAGGGAAACTCAGTTGGAGGTATAGTTGAAACACTTGTTCTGAACGCACCTGCAGGTCTTGGAGATCCTGTATTCGACAAGCTGGATGCCGACATTGCCAAGGCCCTCATGGCCATAGGAGCAGTTAAAGGGGTTGAAATCGGAGCAGGGTTTGAATCTGCAGAGCTCACAGGATACGAGATGAACGATGAATACTACGTATCTGAGGAGGGAATCCGAACAACAACCAACCAGGCAGGTGGAATCCTTGGAGGTATGTCCAATGGAATGCCCATCGTTGCACGCATGGCAGTTAAACCCACACCATCCATATCAAGACCCCAAAAAACAGTTGATATCGAGAAGATGGAAGATACTGAAATCGAGATAAAAGGAAGGCATGACCCCTGCATTTGTCCAAGGGTAACGCCTGTGGCTGAGGCTGCAGTTGCAATGGTTGTGGTGGATCATTTGATAAGGGCGGGTTTTATGGGACCTACAAAGGTATAA
- a CDS encoding AlbA family DNA-binding domain-containing protein: protein MTDYNPFGKKVSELEKEDLDKLIGNVAEGWFIEYKGDFPSSTNKISHSLASFANSDGGWYIIGIDDEDGSNIATEIVGFDINVHSMPKEQIRNIIANNITPKPFFESKLIMINNEKAVLVVHIESGDETPYVTNDGKIYQRVGEGSDPIKLNDHYSIQKLYDRSKESRLWIENFSQNRFGISKGQSNQNQCFLEIYFYTMPVNKFEFNDFSSENFFKEVIKNFSEKVHILSQYFVGSIELNNYYSSSSSYILRHITPENSIDLGTTMELFINGNLKVILPVPTISIENLDYSDPDYLEILGDFYELLSENEYQYLEIIDANKFFVEFMVFYKQYIQFLKNKNFNGTLGVRFKITNSWRTLLFFNDENYLNLIREYGCPICLKSGIEIPNFNNGNLIATTLNEEEFSVPLEGEGLEPAVIGIDSIVLLQTIYEALGIPRHFSTYLLPGIVKYIFKFGLKDSNSDNVK from the coding sequence ATGACAGATTATAATCCTTTTGGTAAAAAAGTTTCTGAGTTAGAAAAAGAAGATTTAGATAAACTAATTGGTAATGTTGCTGAAGGATGGTTTATTGAATATAAAGGTGATTTTCCATCTTCTACTAACAAAATATCTCATTCTCTTGCATCGTTTGCAAATAGTGATGGTGGTTGGTATATTATAGGAATCGATGATGAAGACGGCAGTAATATTGCAACGGAAATTGTTGGTTTTGATATTAATGTTCATTCTATGCCAAAGGAACAGATAAGAAATATAATAGCCAATAATATTACGCCAAAGCCCTTTTTTGAATCTAAACTTATTATGATAAATAATGAAAAAGCTGTTTTGGTGGTACATATAGAAAGTGGAGATGAAACTCCTTATGTAACTAACGATGGTAAAATCTATCAAAGGGTTGGTGAAGGTTCTGATCCAATAAAATTGAATGATCATTACTCTATCCAAAAGTTATACGACCGATCAAAAGAATCTAGATTATGGATTGAAAATTTTAGCCAAAACCGATTTGGTATATCCAAGGGTCAATCAAATCAAAATCAATGCTTTTTAGAGATTTATTTTTACACAATGCCCGTGAATAAATTTGAGTTCAATGATTTTAGTAGTGAAAACTTTTTTAAAGAGGTTATTAAAAATTTTTCAGAGAAAGTTCACATTTTATCTCAGTATTTTGTAGGCAGTATCGAACTAAATAATTATTATTCTTCTTCAAGTTCTTATATATTAAGGCATATTACTCCTGAAAATTCCATTGATTTAGGAACAACAATGGAACTTTTTATTAATGGAAATCTTAAAGTTATTCTCCCGGTGCCTACTATTTCTATAGAAAATTTGGATTACAGTGATCCAGATTATTTAGAGATTCTTGGAGATTTTTATGAATTATTATCTGAAAATGAGTATCAATACTTGGAAATCATTGATGCAAATAAATTTTTTGTAGAATTTATGGTATTTTATAAACAATATATTCAATTTTTAAAAAATAAAAATTTTAATGGTACTTTAGGTGTTCGATTTAAAATTACTAATAGTTGGCGTACTTTATTATTTTTTAATGATGAAAATTATCTTAATTTAATAAGGGAATATGGATGTCCTATATGCCTTAAATCAGGAATTGAAATACCTAACTTTAATAATGGGAACTTAATAGCCACCACATTAAATGAAGAAGAATTTTCTGTGCCTTTAGAAGGGGAAGGTTTAGAACCTGCTGTTATTGGGATAGATTCAATAGTTTTATTACAAACAATTTATGAAGCATTAGGAATTCCTAGACACTTTTCTACATATCTCTTACCGGGAATTGTAAAATACATTTTTAAATTTGGTTTAAAAGACTCTAATTCGGATAATGTTAAATAA
- a CDS encoding ATP-binding cassette domain-containing protein, with amino-acid sequence MNYLANENNYSIQTFGLTKKYKDQKAVNGINLAIKRGEVFSLLGPNGAGKTTTIEMLCCLLKPTAGTATIMGYDIKKNPSAVKEVIDISPQETAIASHLTAWENLMLMGGINGLKKEETKKRAKELIELMGLTERANEQVQNFSGGMQRRLSIAMALISDPPVLFLDEPTLGLDPQARRAIWKQIERFKGKKTIILTTHYLEEADALADRVAIISEGNIIAMGTPKELKNDIYGVQTMIIKAQKLSSTIMEGLGKMYLNVKEIDNGIEIKARELNFDDIVDYLRSKGAKIEGISMKEPSLDDVFFSLTENEVNK; translated from the coding sequence ATGAACTATTTGGCAAATGAAAATAATTACTCAATTCAGACTTTCGGTCTCACCAAGAAATATAAAGATCAAAAAGCAGTAAATGGCATCAATCTGGCGATTAAAAGAGGTGAAGTTTTCTCTTTACTCGGTCCTAATGGTGCAGGTAAAACTACAACCATAGAAATGCTTTGCTGTCTGCTAAAACCAACTGCTGGAACTGCAACTATCATGGGTTATGACATAAAGAAAAATCCTTCAGCAGTAAAAGAAGTTATTGATATTTCACCACAAGAAACTGCTATTGCTAGCCATTTGACAGCTTGGGAGAATCTTATGTTAATGGGCGGAATAAATGGTCTGAAAAAAGAAGAAACGAAAAAGAGAGCTAAAGAACTCATAGAATTAATGGGGCTGACTGAAAGAGCAAATGAACAGGTCCAGAATTTTTCAGGAGGAATGCAACGAAGGTTAAGTATAGCAATGGCACTGATTTCTGATCCTCCCGTACTCTTTCTTGATGAGCCGACCCTGGGTTTAGACCCTCAAGCCAGAAGGGCTATTTGGAAGCAGATCGAACGTTTCAAAGGGAAAAAAACAATCATTTTAACCACTCATTATCTTGAGGAGGCAGACGCTCTCGCAGATCGAGTTGCTATAATTAGCGAGGGTAATATAATAGCAATGGGGACGCCAAAAGAGCTCAAGAATGATATCTATGGGGTGCAAACCATGATAATTAAGGCTCAAAAACTTTCTTCTACTATTATGGAAGGATTGGGGAAGATGTATCTCAATGTAAAAGAGATAGATAATGGAATTGAGATAAAAGCAAGGGAATTAAATTTTGATGATATAGTTGACTACCTTCGCTCCAAAGGAGCAAAAATTGAAGGGATTTCTATGAAAGAGCCCTCTTTAGATGATGTATTTTTTAGCCTTACCGAAAATGAGGTGAACAAATGA
- a CDS encoding ABC transporter permease yields the protein MRFISLANRNIKEVYRDHVSMGLGLGLPIVLLVLFASIGKNAPIKIFTANALTPAVIVFSFGFLTLYSAMLLARDRESAFLTRLLTTPLKPSDFILSYILPFLPIALLQITVCFVVGSLYGVTINLSIIFALIILFTLAFACIGIGMIIGSLFSESQTGGIGSIVIVIISLFSGAWMDLKMVGGIFGAVGYALPFAYALDATRGILNGSGWGDIIIDFYWVLGYALIFFIGGILCFRWRTKR from the coding sequence ATGAGATTTATCAGCTTAGCCAATCGGAATATAAAAGAAGTATATAGAGATCATGTTTCTATGGGTCTGGGATTGGGATTGCCTATTGTATTGTTGGTACTTTTTGCATCCATTGGTAAAAATGCCCCAATCAAGATTTTCACTGCTAACGCACTCACACCTGCAGTAATTGTCTTTAGTTTCGGATTTCTAACATTATATTCTGCTATGCTTTTAGCAAGAGATCGTGAAAGTGCATTTTTAACAAGGCTTTTAACAACACCACTCAAACCGTCCGACTTCATCTTGTCTTATATTCTACCTTTCTTACCGATAGCACTCCTCCAAATTACAGTTTGCTTTGTAGTTGGGAGTTTATATGGCGTTACAATTAATTTAAGCATTATTTTTGCTTTAATTATTTTATTTACCCTAGCATTTGCCTGTATTGGAATAGGTATGATAATAGGATCACTCTTCTCAGAAAGTCAGACTGGAGGAATTGGATCTATAGTGATAGTTATAATATCCTTATTCAGCGGCGCTTGGATGGACTTAAAAATGGTTGGAGGAATATTTGGAGCTGTTGGATATGCCCTTCCTTTTGCTTATGCCCTCGATGCCACTAGGGGTATTTTAAATGGATCAGGGTGGGGAGATATCATTATAGATTTTTATTGGGTTCTTGGTTATGCACTGATCTTTTTTATAGGGGGAATTTTGTGTTTTAGATGGCGGACAAAAAGATGA
- a CDS encoding TetR/AcrR family transcriptional regulator: MRVTKKPEIRRKELMNAAEDLFIEKGYEQVEVLEIAKKVGVVKGTFYYYFKSKEAILDAIIDKYISILVEDMENMVNQKDLTALEKLMNIYPFALSFPGGHKSIMHRLQEEKNVHLRMKLEQRIPQETAGLLTRIIKQGIEEGVFNIKYPEEAAGVYMGTMIILQGIENLDPNSLEFKRKFMAMFYFIERILGAEEGLIIKFMEKNSS, from the coding sequence ATGCGCGTGACAAAAAAACCTGAAATAAGGCGTAAAGAACTAATGAACGCCGCAGAAGACTTATTTATAGAAAAAGGATATGAACAGGTTGAAGTATTAGAAATAGCGAAAAAAGTAGGCGTAGTGAAGGGTACTTTTTATTATTATTTCAAATCCAAAGAAGCAATACTTGATGCAATTATTGACAAATACATTTCTATCCTTGTTGAAGATATGGAAAATATGGTCAATCAGAAGGATCTAACAGCATTAGAAAAATTGATGAACATATACCCCTTTGCTTTGTCATTTCCAGGTGGTCATAAGAGCATAATGCATCGTCTTCAAGAAGAAAAGAATGTTCATCTACGTATGAAGCTTGAACAAAGGATTCCACAAGAAACTGCTGGATTACTTACACGTATAATTAAACAGGGTATTGAAGAAGGTGTTTTCAATATTAAGTATCCTGAAGAAGCTGCTGGCGTATATATGGGAACAATGATTATACTCCAAGGAATAGAGAATCTTGACCCCAATTCTCTGGAATTTAAGAGAAAATTCATGGCCATGTTCTATTTTATTGAGCGGATTTTGGGTGCAGAAGAAGGTTTGATTATCAAATTTATGGAAAAAAATAGTTCTTAG